A window of Gemmatimonadaceae bacterium contains these coding sequences:
- a CDS encoding TM0106 family RecB-like putative nuclease, with product MKLHLKHPLYSATDLLNFLGCTHATALDFQLMGGALAAPTSEDDAYLEILKEKGLDHEHLYLVKLKAEGRVVVEIAHDPSIQAMVDATRKAMRDGADVIYQGALTAPGWHGYSDFLLKVDTPSDLGDYSYEVADTKLARSTKPKHVVQLCIYSEMISREQGVRPTHAHVMLGDGSQVTLRLHDYLYYCNRARERFDLFVSGNERVTTAERCPQCQLCHWSERCDDEWDKTGNLRLVAALSGAQAKKLRAAGITTINALGDLDPSVTITRMQESTLERLRSQARLQMVNRTTGENRVEVLPPLERRGFARLPEPNEGDLFFDMEGDPVFSAKGSLEYLFGFHFKEAGEDRYKAFWARDRDSERKAFEDALDFITVRLEKYPNAFVYHYASYEQTALKRLAREYGGSSRHESAIKRLAQSYGTRENEVDDLLRARKFVDLYKVVREAVRTSEPAYSLKNLEVFFAETRTQEITSGGDSIVAFERWLKTGDDSLLSQIEVYNEFDCLSTRLCRDWLVSLRPAGTKWFDPEAEKAAEDAAEAEREKKRRDDDARILALREALVAGVDGDEREWRELLGFLLEYHRREARSEWWKFFERCDVAYDAIEDIDCMGGLTVDPLCEPRPIRRSKIWRLRFPEQDFKLGVGNKPARSDTRKGAGEIVELNDTELWLELSAGNGQPPFGAITSLIPSGPIPNPAMREAIRRYSEAVIAGHADEYPAVTSILRRDLPRLEGSVILKGDRDLLAGTTDAIARMDRTHLVIQGPPGSGKTFTSAHAIVSLLADGKRIGVTSQSHKAINNLLKKVEEVALERGVTFTGIKRSTGNDDRLNGNVIRDSTDNAEVAGGDHGIIGGTAWLFARPELERKLDYLFVDEAGQVSLADIVATGLCARNIV from the coding sequence ATGAAGCTGCACCTCAAGCATCCCCTCTACTCCGCCACTGACCTCCTCAACTTCCTCGGCTGCACGCATGCGACCGCCCTCGACTTCCAGCTGATGGGCGGCGCGCTCGCGGCGCCGACGAGTGAGGACGACGCATACCTCGAGATACTCAAGGAAAAAGGCCTCGATCACGAACACCTCTATCTCGTGAAACTGAAAGCCGAAGGCAGAGTGGTTGTTGAGATCGCACACGACCCTTCGATACAAGCCATGGTCGATGCGACACGCAAGGCCATGCGCGACGGCGCGGACGTGATCTATCAAGGAGCGCTCACCGCACCCGGCTGGCACGGATACTCGGACTTCCTTCTCAAGGTCGACACACCCTCCGACCTCGGCGACTACTCATACGAAGTCGCCGACACCAAGCTCGCGCGGTCCACCAAACCGAAGCACGTCGTCCAGCTCTGCATTTACTCGGAGATGATCTCGCGCGAGCAGGGCGTCCGTCCCACGCACGCACATGTGATGCTCGGCGACGGATCTCAAGTCACGCTCAGACTGCACGACTACCTCTACTACTGCAACCGCGCGCGCGAGCGATTCGATCTCTTCGTTTCAGGCAACGAGCGCGTCACGACGGCCGAGCGATGTCCTCAGTGCCAGCTCTGCCACTGGTCGGAGCGATGCGACGACGAATGGGACAAAACAGGAAACCTGCGACTCGTTGCGGCACTCAGTGGTGCACAAGCGAAGAAGCTTCGCGCCGCGGGCATCACTACGATCAATGCATTGGGTGACCTCGATCCTAGTGTCACCATAACAAGAATGCAGGAGTCGACACTCGAACGACTCCGCTCGCAGGCACGTCTTCAGATGGTGAATCGCACCACCGGCGAGAATCGCGTCGAGGTCCTGCCTCCCCTGGAGCGACGCGGATTTGCGCGCCTTCCCGAGCCGAATGAGGGCGACCTCTTCTTCGACATGGAAGGCGATCCGGTTTTCTCCGCGAAAGGTTCGCTGGAGTACCTCTTCGGCTTTCACTTCAAAGAGGCGGGCGAGGATCGCTATAAAGCATTCTGGGCCCGCGACCGCGACTCCGAAAGAAAGGCGTTCGAGGACGCGCTCGACTTCATCACCGTGCGGCTCGAGAAGTATCCCAACGCGTTCGTGTATCACTACGCGTCGTACGAGCAGACCGCGCTCAAGCGTCTGGCGCGCGAGTATGGAGGGTCGAGCAGGCACGAGAGCGCGATAAAGCGTCTTGCGCAGTCGTACGGAACGCGTGAGAACGAGGTGGACGATCTTCTCCGCGCTCGAAAGTTCGTCGACTTGTACAAGGTAGTGCGCGAAGCCGTGAGGACTTCCGAGCCCGCGTACTCGCTCAAGAATCTGGAAGTGTTCTTCGCGGAGACGCGAACCCAGGAGATCACGAGCGGCGGTGACAGCATCGTTGCCTTTGAGCGATGGCTCAAGACGGGCGACGACTCGCTGCTGAGCCAGATCGAGGTTTACAACGAGTTCGATTGTCTCTCCACGCGCCTTTGTCGCGACTGGCTGGTCTCGCTTCGCCCGGCCGGGACTAAATGGTTCGATCCGGAGGCGGAGAAGGCGGCCGAGGACGCCGCAGAAGCCGAGCGTGAAAAGAAGCGTCGTGATGACGACGCCCGGATTCTCGCACTTCGTGAAGCACTTGTAGCCGGCGTGGATGGCGATGAGCGGGAGTGGCGCGAGCTGCTTGGGTTTCTGCTCGAGTATCACCGGCGCGAGGCGCGCAGCGAGTGGTGGAAGTTTTTTGAGCGCTGCGATGTGGCATACGATGCGATAGAGGACATTGACTGCATGGGTGGTCTCACGGTGGACCCCTTATGTGAGCCAAGGCCGATCAGGCGGTCGAAGATCTGGCGACTCAGATTCCCCGAGCAGGACTTCAAGCTTGGCGTTGGGAACAAACCCGCACGCAGCGACACAAGGAAGGGTGCGGGCGAGATCGTCGAGCTGAATGACACGGAATTGTGGCTCGAGCTGAGTGCCGGCAATGGGCAGCCTCCCTTCGGCGCCATAACGTCGCTGATTCCGAGCGGGCCCATACCGAACCCGGCAATGCGCGAAGCGATCAGGCGCTATTCAGAAGCTGTGATCGCCGGTCACGCCGACGAGTACCCGGCCGTGACGAGTATTCTGCGCCGGGATCTTCCGCGGCTTGAGGGCTCAGTGATTCTCAAGGGGGATCGCGATCTCCTTGCCGGGACAACCGATGCAATAGCGAGAATGGATCGCACGCACCTCGTGATCCAGGGTCCTCCGGGAAGCGGGAAGACGTTCACTTCGGCCCACGCGATCGTGTCGTTGCTCGCCGATGGCAAGCGAATAGGCGTTACGTCTCAGTCGCACAAGGCGATCAACAACCTGCTGAAGAAAGTCGAGGAGGTTGCGCTCGAACGCGGCGTGACTTTCACCGGGATCAAGCGCTCGACCGGCAACGATGATCGTCTGAACGGCAATGTGATCCGGGACTCGACAGACAACGCCGAAGTTGCCGGCGGCGATCACGGAATCATCGGCGGCACTGCCTGGCTCTTTGCTCGACCGGAGCTTGAAAGGAAGCTCGATTATCTCTTCGTGGACGAGGCAGGCCAGGTGAGTCTCGCGGACATCGTTGCGACAGGGCTGTGCGCGAGGAACATCGTG